From one Sparus aurata chromosome 16, fSpaAur1.1, whole genome shotgun sequence genomic stretch:
- the LOC115597369 gene encoding tubulin alpha-1C chain-like: MRECISVHVGQAGVQSGNACWELYCLEHGIQPDGQMLSDKAIGGGDDSFNTFFSVTGAGKHVPRAVFVDLEPTVIDEVRTGIYRQLFHPEQLITGKEDAANNYARGHYTIGKELIDLVMDRIRKLADQCTGLQGFLVFHSFGGGTGSGFTSLLMERLSVDYGKKSKLEFSVYPAPQVSTAVVEPYNAILTTHTTLEHSDCAFMVDNEAIYDICRRNLDIERPTYTNLNRLISQIVSSITASLRFDGALNVDLTEFQTNLVPYPRIHFPLATYAPVISAEKAYHEQLTVSEITNACFEPANQLVKCDPRHGKYMACCLLFRGDVVPKDVNAAIASIKTKRTIQFVDWCPTGFKVGINYQPPTVVPGGDLAKVQRAVCMLSNTTAIAEAWARLDHKFDLMYAKRAFVHWYVGEGMEEGEFSEAREDMAALEKDYEEVGTDSQGDDDDDGEDF; encoded by the exons ATG CGTGAGTGTATCTCAGTGCACGTTGGTCAGGCTGGTGTCCAGAGTGGCAATGCCTGCTGGGAGCTTTACTGCCTGGAACATGGGATCCAGCCGGATGGACAGATGCTCAGTGACAAGGCCattggaggaggagatgattcCTTCAACACCTTCTTTAGTGTGACTGGAGCTGGAAAGCATGTCCCCAGAGCTGTTTTTGTCGACCTGGAGCCCACTGTCATTG ATGAGGTGCGCACTGGGATATACCGCCAGCTGTTTCACCCTGAGCAGCTGATCACTGGCAAGGAGGATGCTGCCAACAACTACGCCCGTGGACACTACACCATTGGCAAAGAGCTCATCGACCTGGTAATGGACAGGATCCGCAAACTG gctgACCAGTGCACAGGCCTTCAGGGCTTCCTAGTTTTCCACAGCTTCGGAGGTGGCACTGGCTCTGGTTTCACCTCCCTGCTGATGGAGCGTCTGTCTGTTGACTATGGCAAGAAGTCAAAGCTGGAGTTCTCGGTCTACCCCGCTCCCCAGGTGTCCACTGCTGTGGTGGAGCCCTACAACGCCATCCTGACTACCCACACCACCCTGGAGCACTCTGACTGTGCCTTCATGGTGGATAACGAAGCCATCTACGATATCTGCCGTAGGAACCTCGATATTGAGCGTCCCACTTACACCAACCTGAACAGGTTGATCAGTCAGATTGTGTCCTCCATCACTGCCTCCCTTCGTTTCGATGGCGCCCTCAATGTTGATCTGACAGAGTTCCAGACCAACTTGGTGCCATATCCCCGTATCCACTTCCCTCTGGCCACCTACGCCCCTGTCATCTCAGCTGAGAAGGCTTACCATGAGCAGCTAACGGTGTCAGAAATCACCAATGCCTGCTTCGAGCCAGCTAATCAGTTGGTCAAATGTGACCCTCGCCACGGCAAGTACATGGCTTGTTGCCTGCTGTTCCGTGGTGATGTGGTGCCCAAAGATGTGAATGCTGCCATTGCCAGCATCAAGACCAAGCGCACCATCCAGTTTGTGGACTGGTGCCCCACTGGTTTCAAGGTTGGCATCAACTACCAGCCACCCACTGTAGTTCCTGGTGGAGACCTGGCCAAGGTCCAGAGGGCTGTGTGCATGCTGAGCAACACCACTGCTATTGCAGAGGCCTGGGCTCGGCTTGACCACAAGTTTGATCTGATGTACGCTAAGCGTGCCTTTGTTCACTGGTATGTGGGTGAGGgtatggaggagggagagttcTCTGAGGCCAGGGAGGACATGGCAGCTCTGGAGAAGGATTATGAAGAGGTTGGAACCGATAGTCAGGGAGACGACGACGATGATGGAGAAGATTTTTAA